A section of the Meles meles chromosome 8, mMelMel3.1 paternal haplotype, whole genome shotgun sequence genome encodes:
- the MMP7 gene encoding matrilysin — MRLTVLCALCLLPSRLALPLPREAGGMSEPEWRQAQDYLGRFYPSSSETREADSFEARLKRMQTFFHLPVTGVLTPRLVEIMQKPRCGVPDVADYSLFPTQPKWNSRVVTYRVVSYTRDLPRVTVNQLVAKALSLWSREIPLAFRRVLAGTADIMIGFARGAHGDYYPFDGPGNTLAHAFAPGPGLGGDAHFDEDERWTDGSRIGVNFLVTATHELGHSLGLGHSSDPNAVMYPTYRVGESKNFRLSPDDIEGIQKLYGENPNSRKN, encoded by the exons ATGCGGCTGACCGTGCTGTGCGCCCTGTGTCTGCTGCCCAGCAGGCTGGCCTTGCCGCTCCCCCGGGAGGCAGGGGGCATGAGTGAGCCAGAGTGGAGACAGGCTCAG GACTATCTCGGGAGGTTTTATCCATCCAGCTCAGAAACGAGGGAGGCCGACAGCTTCGAGGCCAGACTCAAGCGGATGCAGACGTTCTTCCACCTGCCCGTGACGGGTGTCCTGACCCCCCGCCTGGTGGAAATAATGCAGAAGCCCAGGTGTGGGGTCCCCGACGTCGCCGACTACTCCCTCTTCCCAACCCAGCCAAAGTGGAATTCCCGAGTCGTCACCTACAG GGTCGTGTCGTACACGCGAGACCTGCCGCGGGTCACCGTCAATCAACTCGTGGCAAAGGCTTTGTCCTTGTGGAGCAGGGAGATCCCGCTGGCCTTCCGGAGAGTGTTAGCGGGGACGGCGGACATCATGATCGGGTTTGCAAGAGGAG CTCACGGGGACTACTACCCATTCGACGGACCGGGAAACACCCTGGCCCACGCCTTCGCGCcggggccagggctgggaggggacgCGCACTTCGACGAGGATGAGCGCTGGACGGACGGCAGCAGGATAG GAGTTAACTTCCTGGTCACCGCGACCCACGAACTTGGCCATTCTTTGGGCCTCGGTCACTCGTCTGATCCCAATGCCGTGATGTATCCAACCTACAGAGTCGGAGAGTCCAAGAATTTCAGACTTTCGCCAGATGACATCGAAGGAATCCAGAAGTTATACG GAGAGAATCCCAATTCGAGGAAGAATTAG